Proteins from a single region of Runella sp. SP2:
- a CDS encoding DMT family transporter: MYYFFLLLAFLIGVTNTFQSGVNSQLRLATQNPILSSIISFVTGLVGLLVCYALFNKAPMPSWDTLRSIAWWKWLGGACGAFYVLTVIFIVKDIGPANLLCLIIAGQLVAGVLIDHFGWVGFAVHPINAWRVLGIALIMGGVWLVLKN; this comes from the coding sequence ATGTATTACTTTTTTCTGCTTTTAGCTTTTTTGATTGGCGTGACCAACACCTTTCAGTCGGGAGTGAACTCTCAGCTTCGGTTGGCGACTCAAAACCCCATTCTTTCATCCATCATCTCGTTTGTGACGGGGCTGGTTGGCTTGCTGGTTTGCTATGCTTTGTTCAACAAAGCCCCCATGCCCTCGTGGGATACCCTACGCAGTATTGCTTGGTGGAAATGGCTAGGAGGGGCTTGCGGGGCGTTTTATGTACTCACGGTTATTTTTATTGTCAAAGACATTGGTCCTGCCAATTTGCTGTGCCTGATTATTGCGGGGCAGCTGGTGGCAGGTGTACTTATAGACCACTTTGGGTGGGTGGGCTTTGCGGTGCATCCCATCAATGCGTGGCGAGTACTGGGCATTGCGCTGATCATGGGCGGCGTGTGGCTGGTGCTCAAAAATTAA
- the argS gene encoding arginine--tRNA ligase — protein sequence MQIEAIIKTSLQSALKEIYNVEESTIALQPTKKDFEGFYTFVTFPYTKSLRKPPVEIGNALGAYVLEKSGVVSNFNVVQGFLNLSIDESAWVGALNALALDENFGFAAPNGQSVMVEFSSPNTNKPLHLGHLRNNFLGDSVARILKANGYDVIKTCLVNDRGIHICKSMLAYAKLGNGETPESAEMKGDHLIGKYYVLFDKEYKQQIQTLVAEGMTKEEAEKKAPWMLEAQELLRKWEQGDEVTVTLWKTMNEWVYAGFNDTYQKIGVSFDKTYYESNTYLLGKDAVEEGLAKGVFFKKPDNSVWIDLTEEGLDEKLVLRGDGTSVYITQDLGTTDLKFTDFSTNKSIWVVGNEQDYHFQVLFAILKRLGRTYAEGCYHLSYGMVDLPSGKMKSREGTVVDADELVAEVTAAAAEEGNAKGKIDDFTEAEKQKLFSMLGLGALKYYLLKVDPQKRMLFNPAESVELHGHTGPFIQYTHARTRSVLRKAVQLGIDWNKPASTVALTASEQEVIFALTQFPDRVADAGRNYSPALISQYAYELAKVYNTFYAEVSILQEPNAAAQHVRLLLTQAIADSIRKAMELLGIEVPDRM from the coding sequence ATGCAAATCGAAGCCATTATCAAAACTTCTCTCCAAAGTGCATTAAAGGAGATTTATAATGTTGAAGAGTCAACAATCGCACTTCAACCTACCAAAAAAGATTTTGAAGGTTTTTATACATTCGTAACGTTCCCGTACACCAAAAGCCTCCGCAAGCCTCCCGTCGAAATCGGGAATGCGCTCGGGGCATACGTGTTGGAAAAGTCGGGAGTAGTGAGCAACTTCAACGTTGTACAAGGGTTTTTGAACCTTAGTATTGACGAATCAGCCTGGGTGGGCGCCCTTAATGCCTTGGCTCTCGACGAAAACTTTGGCTTTGCCGCTCCCAATGGACAGTCGGTGATGGTGGAGTTTTCTTCGCCTAATACCAACAAACCGCTGCACTTGGGGCACTTACGGAATAACTTTTTGGGGGATTCGGTCGCCCGTATTTTGAAAGCCAACGGCTACGACGTTATCAAAACTTGCCTTGTCAACGACCGTGGGATTCACATTTGTAAGTCGATGCTGGCCTATGCCAAACTGGGTAACGGCGAAACGCCTGAGTCGGCGGAAATGAAAGGTGATCACTTGATTGGAAAATATTACGTGTTGTTTGACAAAGAATACAAACAGCAAATCCAAACCCTTGTAGCGGAGGGAATGACCAAAGAAGAAGCCGAGAAAAAAGCGCCGTGGATGCTCGAAGCCCAAGAATTGCTCCGTAAATGGGAGCAGGGCGATGAGGTCACCGTTACGCTTTGGAAAACCATGAACGAGTGGGTGTATGCGGGCTTTAACGATACGTATCAGAAAATTGGGGTGAGTTTTGACAAAACCTACTACGAGTCAAATACGTACTTGCTCGGGAAAGATGCCGTAGAAGAAGGTTTGGCCAAAGGTGTGTTTTTCAAAAAGCCCGATAATTCAGTATGGATTGATTTGACCGAAGAGGGGCTAGACGAAAAGCTAGTGCTGCGCGGCGATGGTACCTCGGTGTACATTACCCAAGACTTAGGCACAACGGATTTGAAGTTTACCGATTTTTCTACCAATAAGTCGATTTGGGTCGTTGGAAATGAGCAGGATTATCACTTCCAAGTGCTTTTTGCCATTCTCAAACGCCTCGGTCGCACTTACGCCGAAGGTTGTTATCACTTGAGTTATGGAATGGTGGACTTGCCATCAGGAAAAATGAAGTCGCGGGAAGGAACGGTGGTGGACGCCGACGAACTCGTAGCAGAAGTAACCGCCGCCGCTGCCGAAGAAGGCAACGCCAAAGGCAAAATCGACGATTTTACGGAGGCCGAAAAGCAAAAGCTGTTCTCGATGCTTGGGTTGGGGGCGTTGAAGTATTATTTGTTGAAAGTAGATCCGCAAAAACGGATGTTGTTCAACCCTGCCGAATCGGTGGAGTTGCACGGACATACGGGGCCGTTTATTCAATACACCCACGCCCGTACGCGTTCGGTGTTGCGCAAAGCGGTGCAGTTAGGCATTGACTGGAACAAACCTGCCTCGACGGTAGCGCTAACGGCTTCTGAACAAGAAGTGATTTTTGCCCTTACGCAATTCCCTGACCGCGTAGCGGATGCGGGTCGTAACTACTCACCCGCGTTGATTTCGCAGTATGCGTACGAATTGGCGAAGGTATATAATACGTTTTACGCTGAAGTTTCGATTTTACAAGAGCCAAACGCGGCGGCACAACACGTGCGCTTGCTACTGACCCAAGCCATTGCTGATTCGATTCGTAAAGCAATGGAGCTTTTGGGCATTGAAGTACCCGATAGAATGTAG
- a CDS encoding DNA cytosine methyltransferase, with product MRLDASETPWFTFIDLFAGIGGFRIALQSLGGRCVFSSEWDVQAQKTYEANFGECPYGDITLEATKAHIPDGFDVLCAGFPCQAFSIAGRRGGFEDTRGTLFFDVADVIQRKRPKAFFLENVKGLRTHDKGKTLATILTTLRDDLGYFVPEPRVINARDFGVPQNRERIFIVGFRGDLGVDSFGYPAPTNSAAVFGDVKEPQPVSAKYYLSTQYLQTLINHRKRHESKGNGFGYEIISDEGVANAIVVGGMGRERNLVHDHRLTDFTPQTRIKSEINREGIRKMTPREWARLQGFPEDFQIVVADISAYKQFGNSVAIPAIQATAEKVLEKLRLR from the coding sequence ATGCGACTGGATGCTTCCGAAACACCTTGGTTTACTTTTATCGACTTATTTGCGGGAATTGGTGGTTTTCGTATTGCCCTACAAAGCTTGGGTGGACGCTGTGTATTTAGTAGTGAATGGGATGTACAAGCCCAAAAAACGTACGAGGCTAATTTTGGCGAATGTCCCTACGGCGACATCACGCTCGAAGCGACCAAAGCGCATATTCCCGACGGCTTTGATGTGTTGTGTGCGGGGTTTCCGTGTCAGGCATTTTCGATTGCGGGGCGGCGAGGTGGTTTTGAAGATACGCGAGGAACGTTGTTTTTTGACGTAGCCGATGTCATTCAACGAAAACGACCAAAAGCGTTTTTTTTAGAAAATGTCAAAGGGTTACGAACGCACGACAAAGGAAAGACCCTGGCCACAATTCTTACGACACTGCGCGATGACTTAGGCTATTTTGTGCCCGAACCTCGCGTAATCAATGCGCGTGATTTTGGCGTGCCTCAAAATCGGGAACGTATTTTTATTGTGGGATTTCGTGGTGATTTGGGCGTGGATTCGTTTGGTTATCCCGCGCCTACCAACTCAGCAGCCGTGTTTGGAGACGTAAAAGAGCCACAGCCTGTTTCGGCAAAATATTACTTATCGACTCAGTATTTACAAACGTTGATTAACCATAGAAAACGCCACGAGAGCAAAGGGAACGGTTTTGGTTACGAAATTATCTCAGACGAGGGCGTGGCCAATGCCATCGTGGTGGGTGGCATGGGGCGTGAACGAAACCTCGTGCATGATCATCGGCTCACAGATTTTACGCCCCAAACGCGCATCAAAAGCGAAATAAATCGGGAGGGAATCCGAAAAATGACTCCGCGCGAATGGGCACGTTTACAGGGTTTCCCTGAAGATTTCCAAATTGTAGTGGCCGATATTTCGGCTTATAAACAGTTTGGCAACTCAGTAGCTATCCCTGCCATTCAGGCAACGGCCGAAAAAGTGCTGGAAAAGCTGAGGTTACGTTAA
- a CDS encoding ABC transporter permease — translation MKFFRQTFESLRFAWQALRSNILRTTLSLLGVTVGIFAIVGVFTIVDSLEKNIRQSLAEIGTDVLYVQKWPWGFGGEYQWWKYFQWPETSYSDFKFLAERIEGAEATVVMDFKGGLTAKNGNNSMDALLQGVSYEYNKVSEVTVEKGRYFTPQEVDAGRSVAIIGAEIAENLFPSDPDPTGKSFKIKGLKYMIVGVQKKKGKSLFDIAGNPDTKVLLPYLTFAKSFQNRVENSVDIVVKGKPEDEGQVELEAEIIGLLRTKRGLKPTQTTNFSINRPEAATKAVSGVFGVITIAGWVIGSFSILVGGFGIANIMFVSVKERTNLIGIQKSLGAKNYFILFQFLFEAIFLSLIGGLVGIGLVYLLSFISLGSLDIILSPQNIILGLSVSSIIGVVAGIVPALGAARMDPVEAIRSK, via the coding sequence ATGAAGTTTTTTCGACAAACCTTTGAGAGTTTGCGTTTTGCTTGGCAAGCACTTCGCTCAAATATTCTTCGTACTACCCTTTCTTTGTTGGGAGTAACCGTAGGGATTTTTGCGATTGTGGGCGTATTTACCATCGTTGATTCGTTGGAAAAAAATATCCGTCAGAGCTTGGCCGAAATCGGTACCGACGTACTTTATGTCCAAAAATGGCCTTGGGGTTTTGGGGGCGAATACCAGTGGTGGAAATATTTTCAATGGCCAGAAACTTCCTACAGCGATTTTAAATTTTTGGCCGAACGTATCGAAGGAGCAGAAGCTACCGTTGTGATGGATTTTAAAGGGGGATTGACGGCAAAAAATGGCAATAATAGCATGGATGCGCTTCTTCAAGGGGTGTCGTACGAATACAACAAAGTTTCGGAAGTAACTGTAGAAAAAGGCCGCTACTTTACCCCACAAGAAGTGGATGCAGGGCGCAGTGTGGCCATTATCGGGGCAGAAATCGCCGAAAATCTCTTCCCAAGTGACCCTGACCCGACGGGAAAAAGCTTTAAAATCAAGGGTTTAAAGTACATGATTGTGGGGGTTCAGAAGAAAAAAGGAAAAAGCCTGTTCGATATTGCGGGTAATCCCGATACCAAGGTGTTGTTGCCGTATTTGACCTTTGCCAAGTCGTTTCAAAATCGGGTTGAAAACAGCGTCGATATTGTGGTGAAAGGAAAACCTGAAGATGAAGGGCAAGTGGAGCTAGAAGCGGAGATTATAGGATTGTTGCGTACCAAAAGAGGGCTTAAACCTACCCAAACTACCAATTTTTCCATCAACCGCCCCGAAGCAGCAACCAAAGCTGTATCGGGGGTATTTGGGGTGATTACCATTGCTGGATGGGTCATTGGTAGCTTCTCGATTTTGGTAGGTGGTTTTGGCATCGCCAATATCATGTTTGTATCGGTCAAAGAACGTACCAACCTCATCGGGATTCAGAAATCATTGGGCGCAAAGAACTATTTTATCTTGTTCCAATTTTTGTTTGAAGCCATTTTCTTGAGCTTAATTGGTGGTTTGGTGGGCATTGGACTGGTGTATTTGCTGTCTTTCATTTCGTTAGGAAGTTTGGATATTATTCTTTCCCCCCAAAATATCATTCTCGGGCTCAGTGTGTCGAGCATCATTGGGGTAGTAGCAGGCATCGTTCCTGCCCTTGGAGCTGCTCGAATGGACCCCGTAGAGGCCATCCGTTCAAAATAG
- a CDS encoding Uma2 family endonuclease, with translation MLTKTSRRKALLPPQKVSIEEYFRAEDKSIYKHEYHDGIIKKMAGGQLTHNRLAQKAANLIDSFLESNDVNLVVSNSDTKIRIEQYNKFVYPDAVVICEKPAFYQNRKDTITNPLVVVEVLSDSTKEYDRTLKYEYYRTIPSFKEYVLVHQDRKHVSVYTKQPDATWIVRDYDGDDATAILYAIQQCPLSLKRLYRGLEIINP, from the coding sequence ATGTTAACGAAAACCTCTCGTCGAAAAGCACTACTGCCTCCCCAAAAGGTGTCTATTGAAGAATATTTCAGGGCAGAAGACAAATCCATTTATAAACATGAATACCATGACGGCATTATCAAAAAAATGGCAGGAGGACAATTAACTCATAATCGATTGGCTCAAAAAGCAGCCAATCTCATTGATTCTTTTTTGGAAAGTAATGATGTAAATCTTGTGGTAAGTAACAGCGACACTAAAATCCGAATTGAGCAATACAACAAGTTTGTGTATCCCGATGCAGTAGTGATTTGTGAAAAGCCAGCGTTTTACCAAAACCGAAAAGATACAATTACCAACCCTCTTGTCGTCGTAGAAGTACTGTCCGACTCCACCAAAGAGTACGACCGAACCCTCAAATACGAGTATTACCGTACCATTCCAAGTTTCAAAGAATACGTATTGGTACATCAAGACCGCAAACACGTATCGGTCTATACCAAACAACCCGATGCCACTTGGATTGTCCGCGACTACGACGGCGACGATGCCACCGCTATTTTGTACGCCATTCAGCAATGTCCACTGTCTCTCAAACGTCTTTACAGGGGACTAGAAATCATAAACCCATAA